ATAAAATAATAGGGTGCACTCATGAAATTCCAATAAGACTTAAGATTGGGGATAATATTTATTATAGTAGTTTTGGTGGGGATGATGCGGTTCATCCCGATTTTAGAGGTCTAGGTATTTGGAAGAAAATGAGTCTTCCTAGTACTAAGGAATTTTTCATGAAATCAAATATAAAAGTAAATTATAGTGTCACTGAAAACCCCATTTTAGTAAAACATAGGAAACAAAGTTCCTATGTGATGATTTTTCCTCGTGATATAATTTATTATTACAGAGTTGGAGATATTAAATTACATATGAAAATGATTAATAAAGAAAACAAATATGTTTATAGTTTAGGATTAAGATGTTTAAAAACTTTAAATAGATATAGAAATTTTTATAAAAACCATCGTTTTTCATCTCCTAAAAAGGATTTTGATATTTCAGTTGTTCAAAGTTTTGATAACAGAATTTATGATTTTTGGAGTGAAATAAATAATTATTATGATTTTATTGTTGAAAAGAAAAATGATTTTTTGAATTGGAGATATTTAGATCCTCGTGCTGGAGATTATTTCATTAAAGTTGCTCATGACGATAAAGGAATATTAGGATATATCGTCCTTAGAATAAATAAGTATTTAAGAGAATATCCATCAGGCTATATAGTTGACCTTTTAACTTTACCCGATAGAATTGATGTTGCTCATGCATTAGTTGTTGATGCGATAAAATATTTTGAAAATCAAGATGTAAACATAATAAAGTATCAAAATATAAAAAATCATATTTATGAAGAGCTTTTCTTTAGTTTTCAATTTATTAAAAGCAAGAATAGACCTTTCTTTAGCTTCGACCTTTATCCAAAAGAAAATGAAGATTTATTAAAGTTTAAGAAAAGTCAATCGAAAAAGATGCATTTTTCTTTTGGAGATTATGATCCCATCTAACTAATTCTTACATTAAATCATAAACTTTTTTTCATTTGTAAATAAGAAATCTGGATAATAATTTATTAGAATCCTATTTTAGATACTTTCGATTTGCAATTCTCTATTATCGAAGTTATCTTATTTGTAAATCTTTTAGCAGAGAATCTATTAGCGCTCTTTGCTACTCTTAATGCCTCATTGTAACACCATGCTTTGAGAGCTCTTCTAATGTTTTTAGATATCTCATCCATAGTTATTTGTTTGTAAGAAAATCCATAATTTCCATAATTCAATATGTCTATCCATTGGCCTCCTGTCCTGTGAACCACTGGGATCAGCCCTGAGGCCATGCCCTCAGCAACAGCGAGGCCGAAGGGTTCATATGGACAAAGGTGCAGCAGTACCTTGCATCTGCCCAGCATCTTTAGCTTATATCTGTAAGGTGGATCTACTATTATGGTTAAGTTGTCGGTTTTAAATCTCTCCTTGAGTTCTAACAGTTTTTGACGATATTCGTCTTGCTCCCTCTGCCTTGAGGCTAGGAGGTAAAAGTTAATGTCACGCATCTTGGATGCGATCAGCGGGAGAAAGTGCCAGTTTTTCTCCGGGCTAAGCCTACCTATACTTAACACTGATGCTTCTCGTCTATCGTTTGATAAGGTGGGAGCGAGATCCTCAACCTCCACGGGGGGATATATGACTAAACTTTTCGACAAATAGTTCCTAAGGAAGTTTGCCGTAAAAGTCGAGTTTACAATGATATAGCCTCTGTTTAGTATGGCATTCAAAGGCGATTTTAATAGGTGGTACGGTTCTGAATAAAACCTCCAGAATAGAGATTTCCTATATTTAGAATTGATATCTCTCAGATTTGCTTGTAAGTCGTGGACATATGTGATTTCAGGAAGCAGGAATAAATTCCCCCCGGATGTGTGAAATTTAACATCAAACTCCACTTCTCTTAGAAGATTTAAAGATCTCCTTGAGGAATGGTATAAATTCTGATATAACATGAAGCGTCTAAATTTTATTTCTTTTGGTTGTACTCGTTCCTTTATTTTTCCTTCAAGATTTACACCCATTATCCTGTTGACCCTCTCCCAATCCGTTTTCTCTTTGACGTCTAGGACTATTTCATGCCCCCTTTCTAAAAACGCCTTGATGGAGTAGAGAGCAACCTTTTCAGCGCCTCCACACGCGTTAAGGGAGGAATGCACCTGGAGGATCCTCAAATTTAATCAATCCAATGAAAGATTCATATATAATTTAAATCTATTTATGAAGAAAGTCATTTAATCATTACGATAAATTATCCAGCAAGATTTACGATTCTAGCTTTTCACTAACTCCTTTACAGCATCTATAAGTCTATCTATCTCCTCTGGGGTGTTGTATAGGTATGTGGAGGCCCTCACTGTTCCGTCTGGGTTCCCCAACAGCTCCTTCATCAGTGGTAGGGCGCAGTGGTGTCCCGAGCGGACCGCGATGTTATACTTGGAGTCTAAGATGAGGGCTACATCGTGGGGGTTCATCCCCTTTATGTTGAAGGAGACTATCCCAACTCTCTCCTTGGGTTCAGTGGGGCCGTAAACCTCGACCCCCTCGATGTTTGATAGCCCTTCGACGAGCCTCTCGGAGAGCTGCGCATCCCAACTCTCGACTAGGTTCATACCTATCCTCATCAGGTATCTGCATGCCTCCCCCAAGCCTATGGCTTGGGCTATGGCTGGGGTTCCGGCCTCGAACCTCAGGGGTGGCTCCGCAAGCATGTAGGATGACACCTCGACATCTGAGATGGTTCCTCCTCCTATGCATAGGGGCTCTGTGCTGTAGAGTTCCTCCTCGGCTATGTACAGGGCTCCCGACCCCGTGGGTCCGAGCATCTTGTGCCCTGAGAAGGCTAGGAAGTCCACATCCGAGTCCATCACATTCGTCTTCAGGTGGGGAACCCCCTGGGCTCCATCCTCTAAGACCAGGGCTCCATGTTCATGGGCTATGGATGCCACCTCCTTAACCGGGACTATGCAGCCTAGGACGTTGGAGACCCTTGTGACGGCCACGAGCCTGGTCCTGTCATCAATCGCCTTCTCAAAGTCCGCTAGGTCGAAGCGCCCCTCTCTGTCAGGTCTGACCACCTCTATCTTGCAGCCGTGCCTCCTCGCCACCCTGAGCCAGGTTATGAAGTTGGAGTGGTGCTCTATCAGCGTGGTCACTATCTTGTCCCCCCTCCTCCAGTCTCTTGAGTAGGCGACCAGGTTGATCCCCTCAGTTGTGTTCTTTGTCATAGCAATGCACTTAGCTGATCTTGCTCCTATTAACTCTGCAACGATCTCATGAGCCTTCTCATACTCCTCACTCGCCCTCTGGGAGAGCCTGTGGAGGCCCCTCTCCACATTGGCCCTATATTCATGGTAGTACTCGACCTCTTTCTGAACCACCTGCTCTGGCGTGAGGCTGCTTGCTGCGTTGTCGAGGTAGATGATCCCCTTCTCTAGGATTGGGAAGTCTCTCCTAACCTCATAGACATTGAACAAGTGGGTCCTCTAAATTTGATTTAGAGAGGCCCTTAAGGGTTTCTGGGCTGGAATTTAGGGATTATGGGACCGTGACGCTCTTGGCCAGGTTTCTAGGCTTGTCTGGGTCCAGCCCCTTGGCCACAGCCATCTGGTACGCTAAAAGCTGGAGGGGGACAACGTAGGGGATTGGAGATAATAGCTCCGGTATACCTCGGGGCATAGGTATGTAGTCGTCGCTGAGGTTTATTATCTCCCTGTCATCCTCCTCACATAATGAGATAATCCTGGCTCCCCTTGCCTTCATCTCCATTATATTGCCGATTATATCCTTTCTGGTTTCCCCTCTGGGGCAGAGGAAGATGCATGGAACCCCCTCCTCGACGACGCTTATCGGCCCATGCTTAGACTCCCCGGCCTGGTAGGCTAGGGCTGGGATGTATGTGAGCTCCAGAAGCTTCAACCTACCCTCGAAGGCCGTGGCTGAGCTGATGCCTCTGCCAAGGAATAGGAATAGGTTACTATCCATATACTTCTTCGCTAGGGCCTCCATCCTCCCACCATGATCCTCCAGAACCCTCTCCACTAACACTGGGATCTCTCCGAGCTTGGCCTCGAACTCGTCCGCCTCATCCTGGGAGATCTTCCCCCTAGCCCTAGCGAGCCTCAGGGCTAATTGAGCTAGGACCATGAGCTGGGATGTGAAGGTCTTCGTGGCTGCGACCCCGATCTCAGGGCCTGACTGCTGGACTATGTAGGCCCTTGAGACCCTCGTCAGTGTGGATCCCACCACGTTGGTGATGCCGAGGATCGTGGCTGCCCTCATCCTGGCGTGGTCCACCGCCTTCAGGGTGTCATAGGTCTCTCCTGATTGGCTGACGGCTAAGACCACCGAGTCTATTCCAACCGAGGAGCCGTAGTTCTCGATGAACTCGGATGAGACTACTGGGAAGGTCGCGATCCTCGCGAGCTTTGAGAACATGTATGAGGCTGCTAGGCATGCATGGTATGAGGTCCCGGCGGCCACGAGGTATAGCTCTCTCCCCCGGTCTAGGAAGGCTGTAAGGAGGTCCAAGTATTGACGCTGGAGGCGTCTGGCATTCCTAAGGCTCTGGGGCTGCTCGTAGATCTCCTTCAGCATAAAGTGGGGGTATCCCTGCCTCTCAGCCATCTCGAGGCTCCAAGTCACCTCACTCAGACCCCTCTCTATGGGGGTTCCGTCATCTATCCTAAACAATTCATATCCATCCTGTCTGAGGATGGCTGCCTCCCCGTTCCTCACCCAGACAACCCGGTTGGTGTAGGGGAGCATGGCCGGGATATCGCTGGCGCAGAACATGGCCTTCTCCGAGACTCCTAGGACGAGGGGGCTCTCATTCCTGGCGCAGTATATCCTCCCTGGGTCGGCTGAGGAGAGGATGGCGAGGGCGTATGAGCCCTTCAGCCTCCTCAACGCCTTGAGGATGGCCTCCTTGAGGCCTATATCGCCTCTTAGCTCCTCCTCTACTAGGTGGGCGACCACCTCTGTGTCGGTCTTAGAGGCGAAGATGTGCCCCCTTGCCATCAGCTCCTCCTTCAGCTCCAGGAAGTTCTCTATAACCCCGTTGTGGACGACGGCCAGCCTCCCCGTGCAGTCGAGCTGGGGGTG
This genomic stretch from Candidatus Bathyarchaeota archaeon harbors:
- a CDS encoding GNAT family N-acetyltransferase, coding for MNKSYIIRTYQDGDENGIVELLYEVFDGWPKFDLNCSPLEHWKWKHRDNPLGRSIIMIAESNDKIIGCTHEIPIRLKIGDNIYYSSFGGDDAVHPDFRGLGIWKKMSLPSTKEFFMKSNIKVNYSVTENPILVKHRKQSSYVMIFPRDIIYYYRVGDIKLHMKMINKENKYVYSLGLRCLKTLNRYRNFYKNHRFSSPKKDFDISVVQSFDNRIYDFWSEINNYYDFIVEKKNDFLNWRYLDPRAGDYFIKVAHDDKGILGYIVLRINKYLREYPSGYIVDLLTLPDRIDVAHALVVDAIKYFENQDVNIIKYQNIKNHIYEELFFSFQFIKSKNRPFFSFDLYPKENEDLLKFKKSQSKKMHFSFGDYDPI
- a CDS encoding glycosyltransferase — encoded protein: MRILQVHSSLNACGGAEKVALYSIKAFLERGHEIVLDVKEKTDWERVNRIMGVNLEGKIKERVQPKEIKFRRFMLYQNLYHSSRRSLNLLREVEFDVKFHTSGGNLFLLPEITYVHDLQANLRDINSKYRKSLFWRFYSEPYHLLKSPLNAILNRGYIIVNSTFTANFLRNYLSKSLVIYPPVEVEDLAPTLSNDRREASVLSIGRLSPEKNWHFLPLIASKMRDINFYLLASRQREQDEYRQKLLELKERFKTDNLTIIVDPPYRYKLKMLGRCKVLLHLCPYEPFGLAVAEGMASGLIPVVHRTGGQWIDILNYGNYGFSYKQITMDEISKNIRRALKAWCYNEALRVAKSANRFSAKRFTNKITSIIENCKSKVSKIGF
- a CDS encoding cysteine desulfurase, with the translated sequence MFNVYEVRRDFPILEKGIIYLDNAASSLTPEQVVQKEVEYYHEYRANVERGLHRLSQRASEEYEKAHEIVAELIGARSAKCIAMTKNTTEGINLVAYSRDWRRGDKIVTTLIEHHSNFITWLRVARRHGCKIEVVRPDREGRFDLADFEKAIDDRTRLVAVTRVSNVLGCIVPVKEVASIAHEHGALVLEDGAQGVPHLKTNVMDSDVDFLAFSGHKMLGPTGSGALYIAEEELYSTEPLCIGGGTISDVEVSSYMLAEPPLRFEAGTPAIAQAIGLGEACRYLMRIGMNLVESWDAQLSERLVEGLSNIEGVEVYGPTEPKERVGIVSFNIKGMNPHDVALILDSKYNIAVRSGHHCALPLMKELLGNPDGTVRASTYLYNTPEEIDRLIDAVKELVKS
- the glmS gene encoding glutamine--fructose-6-phosphate transaminase (isomerizing) translates to MCGIFGCILKDGQAAPIIHDGLKRLEYRGYDSAGIATIHMGELQVKKDKGKIEEIDRLLRFDEMKGSIGVGHTRWATHGAPSMVNAHPQLDCTGRLAVVHNGVIENFLELKEELMARGHIFASKTDTEVVAHLVEEELRGDIGLKEAILKALRRLKGSYALAILSSADPGRIYCARNESPLVLGVSEKAMFCASDIPAMLPYTNRVVWVRNGEAAILRQDGYELFRIDDGTPIERGLSEVTWSLEMAERQGYPHFMLKEIYEQPQSLRNARRLQRQYLDLLTAFLDRGRELYLVAAGTSYHACLAASYMFSKLARIATFPVVSSEFIENYGSSVGIDSVVLAVSQSGETYDTLKAVDHARMRAATILGITNVVGSTLTRVSRAYIVQQSGPEIGVAATKTFTSQLMVLAQLALRLARARGKISQDEADEFEAKLGEIPVLVERVLEDHGGRMEALAKKYMDSNLFLFLGRGISSATAFEGRLKLLELTYIPALAYQAGESKHGPISVVEEGVPCIFLCPRGETRKDIIGNIMEMKARGARIISLCEEDDREIINLSDDYIPMPRGIPELLSPIPYVVPLQLLAYQMAVAKGLDPDKPRNLAKSVTVP